A window of Sutcliffiella cohnii contains these coding sequences:
- a CDS encoding branched-chain amino acid ABC transporter permease: protein MIVGLCLFPFINDSRSMLILYTQIFIFAIFAMSFDILLGYTGIVSFGHCMFFGIGAYSAAVTLNTNENSMGFFLLGILIGAVLAVIVSYIVGMLSLRLQSHFYAMLTLGFAELFHVIAEKWRSLTRGGEGFTFRVPEFLSDRLTFYYVALISLVLIYILLRLFTTSSVGKVLRAISQNEQRVEALGFKVLHYKLISSIVAGVVAAYSGALYVITLRFVDPSVFSIEITLDALLMTMIGGVGTLIGPILGSASVEFFQHYLSQLGKTIPIFERWTLFLGLLYIIVILGFPKGIVGTIKSRTQRKITPKNKDLPM from the coding sequence CTGATTGTTGGATTATGTTTATTCCCGTTTATCAATGATTCTAGAAGTATGTTAATTTTGTATACCCAAATCTTTATTTTTGCCATTTTTGCCATGAGCTTTGATATTTTATTAGGATATACAGGAATAGTCTCTTTTGGACATTGTATGTTTTTTGGAATTGGAGCTTACAGTGCAGCAGTCACTTTAAATACAAATGAAAATTCAATGGGGTTTTTTTTACTTGGTATTTTAATAGGTGCGGTATTAGCCGTCATCGTTAGCTACATAGTAGGGATGCTCTCTTTACGACTTCAAAGTCATTTTTATGCGATGCTAACGCTTGGGTTTGCAGAACTATTTCATGTAATAGCTGAAAAATGGAGATCGTTAACAAGAGGTGGAGAAGGATTTACATTTAGGGTTCCTGAGTTTCTGAGTGACCGGTTAACTTTTTACTATGTTGCCTTAATAAGCCTTGTTCTCATTTACATTTTGCTTCGTTTATTTACAACTTCCTCCGTAGGAAAAGTATTGCGGGCAATTTCACAAAACGAGCAAAGAGTGGAGGCTTTAGGGTTTAAAGTTCTTCATTATAAACTAATTTCAAGCATAGTAGCTGGAGTAGTAGCAGCGTACAGCGGAGCTTTATATGTCATAACATTACGTTTCGTTGATCCTTCTGTATTTTCCATTGAAATCACCTTAGATGCCCTTTTAATGACAATGATTGGTGGAGTTGGTACGTTAATTGGACCAATACTTGGAAGTGCATCCGTAGAATTTTTCCAACACTATTTATCACAACTAGGTAAAACAATCCCAATCTTTGAAAGATGGACATTGTTCTTAGGACTACTCTACATCATCGTCATCCTAGGCTTCCCGAAAGGAATCGTAGGAACCATCAAATCTCGCACCCAACGCAAAATCACACCTAAAAATAAAGACTTACCAATGTAA
- a CDS encoding lysozyme inhibitor LprI family protein, producing the protein MRSNKRILVAILTLLFVFLTACNSATEESIADMDNENTEPTQKINEESPKVDSPNNTDTDNNNDADSSSEEVSTPSESTPTTTEDSSTVSLVSAKDEYLEKLQDTKKELDALEAEGSATYALKKVEDDKWEAWDTLLNEVYGVLQEQLSTEEMDELRAEQRGWIQYRDETALEASSKYKGGTQEHLEYVAVLAVLTEERCFELVEEYMR; encoded by the coding sequence ATGAGAAGTAATAAAAGAATTTTAGTAGCAATTTTAACTTTATTATTCGTTTTCCTGACAGCTTGTAATAGCGCAACTGAAGAATCTATTGCTGATATGGACAACGAGAATACCGAGCCAACTCAAAAGATAAATGAGGAATCTCCGAAGGTTGATTCACCTAATAACACCGATACCGACAATAATAATGATGCAGACAGTTCAAGTGAAGAAGTAAGTACTCCAAGTGAATCAACTCCAACTACAACAGAAGACTCCTCAACAGTAAGCCTAGTGAGCGCGAAGGACGAATACCTCGAGAAATTACAAGACACAAAAAAAGAGCTGGACGCATTGGAAGCAGAAGGATCAGCAACATATGCTTTGAAAAAAGTAGAAGATGATAAATGGGAGGCTTGGGATACTTTGTTGAATGAAGTGTATGGTGTTCTTCAAGAGCAACTCTCTACTGAAGAAATGGACGAGTTGAGAGCTGAACAACGTGGTTGGATTCAATATAGAGACGAAACTGCATTAGAAGCATCCTCTAAATATAAAGGCGGGACACAAGAGCATTTAGAATACGTGGCAGTGCTTGCAGTTCTTACAGAAGAAAGATGTTTTGAATTGGTTGAAGAGTATATGAGATAA
- a CDS encoding DUF302 domain-containing protein, translating into MFHYTVETSKSIEEAIHSLEENLKAEQFGIQWQFNVKETLNNKGYELENPFIVLEVCNPEEAQNILSKNQIIGYFLPCKIVVYKDNEGKTKIGMPKPSALIQMLEDESLQELAIDIEKRLIVCIDKSM; encoded by the coding sequence TTGTTTCATTATACCGTTGAAACATCAAAGTCAATAGAGGAAGCAATACATTCGCTGGAAGAAAACCTCAAAGCAGAACAGTTTGGAATCCAGTGGCAGTTTAATGTAAAAGAAACGCTAAACAATAAAGGATATGAACTAGAAAATCCATTTATTGTTCTAGAAGTATGTAACCCTGAAGAAGCACAAAATATTTTGTCTAAAAACCAAATTATTGGATATTTTCTACCGTGTAAAATTGTTGTATATAAAGATAATGAAGGCAAAACAAAAATCGGTATGCCGAAGCCTAGTGCTCTCATTCAAATGCTCGAAGATGAGTCTTTACAGGAACTAGCTATCGATATTGAAAAAAGATTAATTGTCTGTATTGACAAGAGTATGTAA
- a CDS encoding glutaredoxin family protein, whose protein sequence is MKSDITLYTTTTCAVCAMVRDLLSHLNVEHKEVNVDLNPIAMIILIGKTRQLTVPQINISGKWVFGFDPERIVELLNK, encoded by the coding sequence GTGAAGAGCGATATAACATTATATACAACTACCACGTGTGCTGTATGTGCAATGGTTAGAGATCTTTTATCTCATTTGAATGTAGAACATAAGGAGGTCAATGTTGACCTTAATCCAATTGCTATGATCATTTTAATAGGAAAAACTCGACAATTAACCGTACCACAAATAAATATTAGTGGAAAATGGGTTTTTGGGTTTGACCCTGAGCGGATTGTTGAACTACTTAATAAATAG
- a CDS encoding FAD-dependent oxidoreductase yields the protein MTKKIVIVGGVAGGASVAARVRRLDESAEVIMFEKGPHVSFSNCSLPYHLSGIVEDSEKLVLMSPKTFKNRYNIEARVHQEVVQINRDKKTITVKDLLTDSNYEESYDKLVLSPGASPIRPNLEGINNSNVFTVRNVVDIEKIHSYIKHNGVKDIAVIGGGFIGVEVAENLKLADYNVTLVEFANQVMAPFDYDMAQILHKEMVDHGVNLVLDDGLAKIDDGHIITNSGKQVDAQAVILAIGVRPETSLAKDAGLEIGETGSIKVDRNYVTSDKDIYAVGDAIEVYHRLLHKPTRLALAGPAQKQARAVADHIYGIPNRNIGVIGSSSIHLFDLNAASTGLNARTAEQAGMMHDYVYLMPGDKVGLMPNSNPMHFKLIFEYPTGRILGAQAIGKGNVDKRIDVIATMITMNGTLEDLKDLELTYSPMLGTAKDVVNHAALVGLNVLHGSYKEVKVSQVRELVENSAFIIDAREKNEYNDGHFNNAVNIPLSEFRQRLHEIPKDRPVYIHCRSGQRSYNMVMALQHLGYNNVNNISGSYLGVNLYEYFNDYVTGRDKIVTKYNFK from the coding sequence ATGACTAAAAAAATAGTGATTGTTGGTGGAGTTGCTGGAGGGGCCTCTGTTGCAGCAAGAGTTAGAAGACTAGATGAAAGTGCCGAAGTCATCATGTTTGAAAAAGGACCTCATGTATCTTTTTCGAACTGTTCTTTACCTTATCATTTAAGTGGTATTGTTGAAGATAGTGAGAAACTAGTTTTAATGTCTCCTAAAACCTTTAAAAATCGATATAACATAGAGGCAAGAGTTCATCAAGAGGTCGTTCAAATTAATCGTGATAAAAAAACAATTACTGTAAAAGACTTGCTTACCGATAGCAATTATGAGGAATCGTATGATAAATTAGTTCTATCCCCAGGAGCATCACCTATACGACCTAATTTAGAGGGGATTAACAATTCGAATGTATTCACCGTTCGTAACGTTGTAGATATCGAGAAAATACATTCATATATTAAACACAATGGTGTTAAAGATATTGCGGTCATCGGTGGTGGCTTTATAGGCGTAGAAGTTGCAGAAAATCTTAAGTTAGCAGATTACAATGTAACTTTAGTAGAGTTTGCAAATCAAGTTATGGCACCTTTTGATTATGATATGGCTCAAATTCTCCATAAAGAAATGGTCGACCATGGAGTAAATCTCGTTTTAGATGACGGATTGGCTAAGATTGACGATGGACATATTATCACGAATTCTGGTAAGCAAGTGGATGCCCAAGCAGTGATACTTGCAATTGGTGTAAGGCCAGAGACGAGCTTAGCTAAAGATGCTGGATTAGAAATAGGTGAAACGGGTTCAATTAAGGTAGATCGCAATTATGTAACGAGTGATAAAGATATTTATGCAGTAGGAGATGCGATTGAAGTGTACCATCGATTGTTACACAAGCCAACAAGGTTAGCGTTAGCAGGTCCTGCTCAAAAGCAAGCGAGAGCAGTAGCAGACCATATTTATGGAATCCCAAATAGAAATATAGGTGTAATAGGTTCATCATCTATCCATCTGTTTGACCTTAATGCAGCGTCCACTGGATTAAATGCAAGAACAGCCGAGCAAGCTGGAATGATGCACGATTATGTTTACCTTATGCCAGGCGATAAAGTGGGACTGATGCCAAATAGTAATCCGATGCATTTTAAATTGATTTTTGAGTATCCAACTGGCAGAATTTTAGGTGCACAAGCAATTGGTAAAGGTAATGTGGATAAACGAATAGATGTTATCGCAACGATGATTACGATGAATGGTACGTTGGAAGATTTAAAAGATCTCGAACTTACCTACTCTCCAATGCTAGGAACGGCAAAAGATGTCGTCAATCATGCAGCATTGGTCGGGTTAAATGTATTACATGGAAGCTATAAAGAAGTGAAAGTTTCTCAAGTGCGAGAACTAGTCGAAAATTCCGCCTTTATCATTGATGCTCGTGAGAAAAATGAATACAATGATGGGCATTTTAATAATGCAGTTAATATCCCATTAAGTGAGTTTAGACAGAGACTTCATGAAATACCAAAAGATCGCCCTGTATATATTCATTGTCGTTCGGGACAAAGAAGTTATAATATGGTCATGGCATTGCAACATTTAGGATATAACAACGTTAATAACATTTCTGGGTCTTATTTAGGTGTAAATCTTTATGAATACTTTAATGATTACGTTACTGGTAGAGATAAAATTGTAACGAAATATAATTTTAAATAG
- a CDS encoding MFS transporter — translation MPTWKRNLVILWIGAFFTAASFSMVIPFLPIFLMEIGVHDHTELWSGLIFSAAFFAGAIATPFWGNMSDKFGRKPMIIRAGFALFVVYTLMAFVTNPYQILGLRVMQGLLSGYIPGAIALIGTNTPKEKVGYALSLISSATASGTIMGPLLGGGMAALLGSRWSFASAGIIVFFATILVIFLVKEENFKPSKDRGSIRKDFIVAFNNRPFLIVLLLTLLVSCSVMTIEPILPLFIADMSGSSKYAALITGIVISLPGIASAIFAPYWGKWADKVGFHRVLFIGMLGAAIGTLAQIIFSQILGFSMIRFVYGVFYCAIFPALNGLVVTSTPEDFRGRAFSLNQTANMVGGMFGPIIGGVVGGFFPVQTVFLMSAILFFVAMAMVHINTNTLTYSAKKEVAASK, via the coding sequence ATGCCAACATGGAAACGAAATTTGGTCATACTTTGGATTGGTGCTTTTTTTACGGCTGCAAGTTTTTCAATGGTTATTCCGTTTTTACCGATTTTTTTAATGGAGATTGGCGTGCATGATCATACGGAATTATGGTCCGGGCTCATTTTTAGCGCCGCTTTCTTTGCGGGTGCGATTGCCACACCTTTTTGGGGAAATATGTCCGATAAGTTCGGTCGTAAACCGATGATTATACGGGCAGGGTTCGCCTTATTTGTCGTTTATACGTTAATGGCATTTGTTACGAATCCTTATCAAATTTTAGGATTACGGGTTATGCAAGGTTTGTTAAGTGGATATATTCCAGGTGCGATTGCGTTAATTGGAACGAATACACCGAAGGAAAAGGTCGGTTATGCCCTTTCTCTCATTTCCTCCGCTACTGCATCAGGGACGATTATGGGCCCATTGTTAGGTGGTGGTATGGCCGCATTACTTGGAAGTCGTTGGTCCTTTGCTAGTGCCGGTATCATTGTATTTTTTGCTACCATTCTCGTTATCTTTTTAGTAAAAGAAGAAAACTTCAAACCTAGTAAAGATAGAGGCTCGATTAGGAAAGATTTTATAGTTGCTTTTAACAATCGACCTTTTCTCATCGTGTTGTTGTTAACTTTGCTCGTAAGCTGTTCCGTCATGACAATTGAACCTATTCTTCCTTTATTTATTGCCGATATGAGTGGGTCATCCAAATATGCAGCGTTAATTACAGGGATTGTCATTTCCCTTCCTGGTATCGCTAGCGCCATCTTTGCACCTTACTGGGGGAAATGGGCAGATAAAGTTGGATTTCACCGGGTGTTATTCATTGGTATGTTAGGAGCTGCGATTGGAACATTAGCACAGATTATTTTCAGTCAAATATTAGGTTTCTCAATGATACGGTTCGTTTATGGTGTCTTCTATTGTGCAATCTTCCCAGCGTTAAATGGATTAGTCGTTACGTCCACACCAGAAGACTTCCGTGGAAGAGCATTCAGTTTAAATCAGACAGCTAATATGGTCGGAGGCATGTTCGGTCCAATCATCGGTGGTGTAGTCGGTGGATTCTTCCCCGTCCAAACAGTATTTTTAATGTCTGCCATCCTCTTTTTCGTAGCAATGGCCATGGTACACATAAACACGAATACACTAACATACTCAGCTAAGAAGGAAGTAGCTGCTAGCAAATAG
- a CDS encoding NAD(P)-dependent alcohol dehydrogenase codes for MKAIVYTRYGPPEVLQFQEVAKPTPKDHELLINIYATAVNSADWRMRKAQPSAVRFFFGLTKPRKKILGAVFAGEVKEVGKDVTQFQVGDRVFGSLGMSFGAYAEFICIAPEKCSISIMPENMTYEEAAAIPFGGMTALHFLKKANVQRGQNVLIYGASGAVGTAAVQLAKDMGANVTGICSTSNMELVQSLGATNVIDYTREDFTKEGKKYDVIFDTVAKINYKSTIASLTDKGILLLGDASVSTVLNGFWTSGTTRKKVIGGVAAENSKAIEDLKKRIEKGALKAVIDRTYPLEQAAEAHRYVEKGHKKGNVILTIQ; via the coding sequence ATGAAAGCAATCGTTTATACGAGGTATGGGCCGCCAGAGGTGTTACAGTTTCAAGAAGTGGCTAAACCGACACCGAAAGATCATGAACTATTAATTAACATTTATGCGACTGCTGTAAACTCTGCCGACTGGCGAATGAGAAAAGCTCAACCTTCTGCCGTACGGTTCTTTTTTGGATTAACGAAGCCTCGAAAGAAGATTTTAGGTGCGGTATTTGCTGGAGAAGTGAAGGAAGTTGGGAAAGATGTAACACAGTTTCAAGTGGGAGACCGTGTTTTTGGATCACTTGGGATGAGTTTTGGCGCATATGCTGAATTCATTTGTATTGCACCAGAAAAATGCTCCATTTCCATTATGCCTGAAAATATGACGTATGAAGAAGCCGCGGCTATTCCTTTTGGAGGCATGACCGCTTTACACTTTTTAAAGAAAGCTAACGTGCAGCGTGGACAAAACGTGTTAATTTACGGTGCATCCGGAGCAGTAGGGACAGCGGCTGTTCAGCTCGCAAAAGATATGGGAGCAAACGTCACTGGTATATGTAGTACTTCCAACATGGAGCTCGTCCAATCACTCGGTGCAACAAACGTAATCGATTATACGAGAGAAGATTTTACAAAGGAAGGCAAAAAATATGACGTTATTTTTGACACAGTAGCGAAAATTAATTATAAGTCTACTATTGCATCGTTAACAGATAAAGGAATTCTTCTTCTAGGTGATGCTAGCGTAAGTACAGTGTTGAACGGCTTTTGGACGTCAGGGACTACAAGGAAAAAAGTAATTGGAGGTGTGGCAGCCGAAAATAGTAAAGCAATCGAAGACTTAAAGAAAAGGATTGAAAAAGGGGCATTAAAAGCAGTAATCGACCGAACATATCCGTTAGAACAAGCGGCTGAGGCACATCGATACGTAGAGAAAGGCCATAAAAAAGGTAACGTCATACTGACGATACAGTAA
- a CDS encoding ABC transporter permease codes for MKLAWKEMKRNKIRFIILGSIIFLISFLTFIISGLANGLSQDNAALIKDLPPGYFYMNEEADETYNLSRIDSSIQDKVLNEQKDATALSIQMGFLHDKNDKQQSVAFVTSTESTIFEYVKRGEVLLDRSMKEKGIEIGDVLTNNQLEGELIVKGFVGDKKFSHAPVAFIHKDDYKEMYRVEEMQLVFVPGTNEATVVEGLQIFTKKQFLNSIPSYKAEQMSLNMIISFLIVISGMLFAIFFYMMNVQKIGLYGILKAIGLKTTALFRMMWTQMVTITLIALCLAASLSQGFNMLAPEGMPFHLTIETTFQLSFVFLLIGFMGATLSGIQIKKVEPLQAIQQGEV; via the coding sequence GTGAAGCTTGCATGGAAAGAAATGAAAAGAAATAAAATACGGTTTATCATTTTAGGCTCGATTATTTTTTTAATTAGCTTTTTAACATTTATTATATCTGGATTGGCAAACGGATTGTCTCAAGATAATGCAGCTTTAATAAAAGATTTGCCACCAGGATATTTTTACATGAATGAAGAGGCAGACGAAACGTACAACCTCTCTAGAATTGATAGTAGTATTCAAGATAAAGTATTAAACGAACAAAAAGATGCTACCGCACTATCGATACAAATGGGTTTCTTACATGATAAAAATGACAAACAGCAAAGTGTGGCATTCGTTACCTCAACAGAATCAACAATATTTGAATATGTAAAACGTGGTGAAGTTCTATTAGACCGCTCCATGAAAGAAAAAGGAATCGAGATTGGTGATGTGTTAACGAACAATCAGTTGGAAGGAGAGCTGATTGTAAAAGGATTTGTAGGAGATAAGAAATTTAGTCATGCACCAGTCGCATTTATCCATAAAGACGACTACAAAGAAATGTACAGAGTGGAGGAAATGCAATTAGTATTCGTACCTGGCACTAACGAAGCTACCGTCGTAGAAGGTTTACAAATTTTCACGAAAAAACAATTTCTCAATTCGATACCAAGTTACAAAGCAGAGCAAATGTCTCTAAATATGATTATATCTTTTTTAATCGTCATTAGTGGCATGTTGTTCGCCATCTTCTTCTATATGATGAACGTTCAAAAAATTGGTTTGTACGGTATTTTAAAAGCTATCGGCTTGAAAACAACTGCCTTATTTCGCATGATGTGGACGCAAATGGTGACGATCACCTTAATCGCGCTCTGTTTAGCAGCGAGTTTAAGTCAAGGGTTTAACATGTTAGCACCTGAAGGAATGCCTTTCCATTTAACAATTGAAACTACTTTCCAATTGTCCTTCGTTTTTTTACTAATTGGTTTTATGGGAGCAACTCTATCTGGGATACAAATTAAAAAAGTGGAACCATTACAAGCTATTCAACAAGGAGAGGTGTAA
- a CDS encoding ABC transporter ATP-binding protein has protein sequence MAFFTVKEVKKVFTNGEVKEEILKGVNLSLNKGEITALVGASGSGKSTLLTIIAGLQSATDGEILFDGKDLILMNQEQIRKIRASQFGFVFQFAHLVPFLTVEEQLLLMLDVSETKLSKQAQKTEVNKLLMLVGMEHRKKAYPSSLSGGEKQRVAIARALIHQPKILFADEPTASLDSKRSKEVMELIRDLTKSLNITTLMVTHDEEMLPFTDQTIKMSDGLIVYNEKFMMELQEV, from the coding sequence ATGGCATTTTTTACAGTAAAAGAAGTAAAGAAAGTGTTCACGAACGGTGAAGTGAAGGAAGAAATCTTAAAAGGAGTAAACCTTTCCCTTAATAAGGGTGAAATTACAGCGCTAGTCGGTGCTTCTGGCTCTGGAAAAAGTACACTGCTTACAATTATTGCCGGGCTACAATCGGCAACGGACGGAGAAATATTATTTGATGGAAAGGACTTAATCTTGATGAATCAAGAGCAAATCCGAAAAATAAGAGCAAGTCAGTTCGGTTTTGTTTTTCAATTTGCGCATCTCGTTCCTTTTCTTACAGTAGAAGAACAACTTTTATTAATGTTAGATGTTTCCGAAACGAAATTATCGAAACAAGCACAAAAAACCGAAGTAAATAAACTGTTAATGTTAGTAGGGATGGAACACCGGAAAAAGGCGTATCCGTCTTCGCTATCAGGTGGGGAAAAGCAACGAGTGGCCATCGCACGTGCCCTCATTCATCAACCGAAAATCTTATTCGCCGACGAGCCAACTGCAAGTTTAGATTCGAAAAGGTCAAAAGAAGTAATGGAATTAATCCGTGACTTAACGAAATCGTTAAATATTACAACCTTAATGGTCACTCATGATGAAGAAATGCTCCCCTTTACAGATCAAACCATTAAAATGAGTGACGGACTAATAGTATATAATGAAAAATTTATGATGGAACTTCAAGAAGTGTAA
- a CDS encoding response regulator transcription factor → MSNILIVDGDRNILKLVNIHLTKQGYNVLEAKDGMEALQILKREKCSLAVVDVMMPYLDGFSLTKEIRSQYNIPIIILTAKSQIEDKEQGFQAGTDDYLVKPFEPKELTFRIKALLRRYDDQQVEHIIRIGNTTINKNSYEVKSGDRTILLPLKEFELLHFLMTKPSQVFSRQHLIEHIWGFDFEGDERTVDVHIKRLRERFSKMTDDFHIKTVRGVGYSLEAKGE, encoded by the coding sequence ATGTCCAACATTTTAATTGTAGATGGCGATAGAAATATTTTAAAACTAGTAAATATACATCTAACAAAACAAGGGTATAACGTTTTGGAAGCAAAGGATGGAATGGAAGCTTTACAAATATTAAAAAGAGAAAAATGTAGTCTGGCAGTGGTCGATGTGATGATGCCGTATTTGGACGGTTTTTCTTTAACGAAAGAGATACGAAGTCAGTACAATATTCCAATCATTATTTTAACCGCGAAAAGTCAAATTGAGGATAAAGAGCAAGGGTTTCAAGCAGGAACAGATGATTATTTAGTTAAGCCATTCGAACCGAAAGAATTAACTTTTCGAATTAAAGCTTTGCTACGCAGGTATGATGATCAACAAGTAGAGCACATTATTCGTATTGGAAATACAACCATTAACAAAAATAGCTATGAAGTAAAGAGTGGCGACCGTACGATTTTGTTACCATTAAAGGAGTTTGAGTTACTTCATTTTCTCATGACCAAACCGTCTCAAGTATTTTCAAGACAACATCTAATCGAGCATATTTGGGGCTTCGACTTTGAAGGCGATGAACGAACTGTTGATGTTCATATTAAAAGGTTAAGAGAACGTTTTTCCAAAATGACCGATGACTTTCATATTAAAACAGTACGAGGAGTAGGATATTCCTTGGAGGCAAAGGGCGAATGA
- a CDS encoding HAMP domain-containing sensor histidine kinase has translation MKTLYVKFVVVTIGIMLFSGIISFLISNTYYQHKLKPQNDQKITNFAQSIASFAEEHPYIDLRDYLQNVSSLGYQMYLVDESGEESFFGAAFRDEDLSATAKEDVLSGNVYHGILHFPGETFVTGFFANELRNTIGIPITHNGNNYALFIRPDIKLLFNEMHLLFAWLLVFTIVLSTIMVVISTKYLVKPISKLTKATKSLSEGKFNVELDVASNDELGELSNSFLTMATKLEQMDDVRKEFISNISHDIQSPLSNIKGYINLLENESITSKDRAQYVSIINDEIKRLSTLTKQLLLLASLDRNEDILKRKTFNVSEQLKELVRNYQWLMSEKDIMLSYSLLDVEINGDASLLHTVWDNLLTNAIKYNKQNGSIEITMEKSEDSIVVTFADTGIGLNLKEKERIFDRFYRADTARTRTIEGTGLGLSIVWTIVHLHNGDVQVTSTEGKGSTFIVKLPIK, from the coding sequence ATGAAAACTCTTTACGTAAAATTCGTTGTCGTGACGATCGGTATTATGCTTTTCAGTGGGATTATATCTTTTTTAATATCCAATACGTATTATCAGCATAAACTAAAGCCACAAAACGATCAAAAAATTACAAACTTTGCACAATCGATTGCCTCATTTGCAGAGGAACATCCTTATATAGATTTACGAGATTACTTGCAGAACGTTTCCTCGCTTGGGTATCAAATGTACTTAGTAGATGAATCAGGTGAAGAAAGTTTTTTCGGTGCAGCATTCCGGGACGAAGATCTTTCGGCTACTGCGAAAGAAGATGTATTAAGCGGGAATGTATATCACGGTATTCTTCATTTTCCTGGAGAAACGTTCGTCACAGGATTTTTTGCAAATGAGTTAAGAAATACAATTGGAATTCCGATTACCCATAATGGAAATAACTACGCACTTTTTATTAGGCCGGACATTAAACTTCTGTTTAATGAGATGCATCTTTTATTTGCATGGCTACTAGTGTTCACCATCGTGCTCAGCACCATTATGGTAGTAATCAGTACAAAATATTTAGTGAAGCCGATTTCTAAATTAACGAAAGCGACAAAATCTCTTTCTGAAGGGAAGTTTAATGTAGAGTTGGATGTTGCTAGTAATGACGAACTAGGCGAGCTCTCGAATAGTTTTTTAACGATGGCTACCAAATTAGAACAAATGGATGACGTGAGGAAAGAGTTCATTTCGAACATTTCTCATGATATTCAATCACCGTTGTCGAATATAAAAGGATATATTAACTTACTCGAAAATGAATCTATTACGTCAAAAGATAGAGCCCAGTACGTTTCCATTATTAATGATGAAATAAAAAGATTATCTACTTTAACGAAACAATTATTATTACTTGCCTCGCTAGATCGTAATGAAGATATTTTAAAAAGGAAGACATTTAATGTTAGTGAGCAACTAAAGGAATTAGTGCGCAACTATCAATGGCTAATGAGTGAAAAAGACATAATGCTTAGCTACTCTTTACTGGACGTCGAAATAAATGGTGACGCTTCTTTACTCCATACAGTGTGGGACAACTTATTAACGAACGCTATTAAATACAATAAGCAGAATGGTAGTATTGAAATAACGATGGAAAAAAGTGAAGACTCCATCGTAGTTACTTTTGCTGATACTGGTATAGGGCTGAACCTGAAAGAAAAAGAAAGGATATTTGATCGTTTTTACCGGGCAGACACCGCGAGAACACGAACGATTGAGGGAACAGGACTTGGCTTATCAATCGTTTGGACAATCGTTCACCTACATAATGGTGACGTACAAGTTACTAGTACAGAAGGAAAAGGATCGACTTTTATTGTAAAACTACCGATTAAATAG
- a CDS encoding nuclear transport factor 2 family protein, translating into MNETKKEKAVSFLQLVASGEVREAYRKYIGPNFRHHNPFFRGDADSLMIAMEENAIESPLKILEVKRVIEDGEIVAVHSHIKQNQADLGAAVVHIFRFENELIVELWDVGQPVPEDSPNENGVF; encoded by the coding sequence ATGAATGAAACTAAAAAAGAGAAAGCAGTATCGTTTTTGCAACTCGTTGCGTCAGGAGAAGTGAGAGAGGCGTATAGAAAGTACATTGGTCCGAATTTTCGTCATCATAACCCCTTTTTTCGCGGAGATGCTGATTCGCTTATGATTGCAATGGAAGAGAACGCTATTGAGAGTCCCCTCAAAATTCTTGAAGTAAAACGTGTTATAGAAGATGGTGAGATTGTTGCGGTTCACTCGCATATAAAACAGAATCAAGCTGATCTAGGTGCTGCAGTAGTACATATATTCCGTTTCGAAAACGAACTCATCGTAGAATTGTGGGATGTGGGGCAGCCTGTACCGGAAGATTCACCAAATGAAAATGGCGTATTTTAA